Proteins from one Mycobacterium sp. HUMS_12744610 genomic window:
- a CDS encoding ISL3 family transposase, with amino-acid sequence MRDTELYRHLLGLVAPWEVQRVELSAQEGRVDVWVVHPGRTRFACPDCERELSVYDHGEERAWRHLDSCAFLTFLHASPPRVACPEHGVHQVRLPWAEPHSRFTMLFERLAIDVLAACDVAAAAGLLRVSWDEAWHLMDRAVARGLAAKPLVAPAHVGVDEKAAGKGQDYITVVSDLDAGTVDYIADERRQASLDGYFDRFTPEQLAGIEAVAMDMWEPFAASVRAHLSDAENKIVFDRYHLMGYLTKAVDTVRKAENRALAAAGDKSLAGSKYLWLYSAENLPDRHQDRFATLRSGDLKTARAWAIKESLRHFWSYQRRGWAAKHFKRWYFWATHCRLKPIIDAAKTLKRHEAGLLSYFAHRITNAGAEGLNSRIQAIRVSARGYRNREHFKTAIYFHLGGLQLYPAIP; translated from the coding sequence GTGCGCGACACCGAGTTGTACCGCCATCTGCTGGGACTGGTAGCGCCGTGGGAGGTGCAACGGGTGGAGCTGTCGGCTCAGGAAGGTCGGGTGGACGTCTGGGTCGTGCATCCGGGCCGGACCCGGTTCGCCTGCCCGGACTGCGAGCGCGAGCTGTCGGTGTATGACCATGGCGAGGAACGGGCGTGGCGGCATCTGGACTCGTGTGCGTTTCTGACGTTCCTGCATGCCAGCCCGCCGCGGGTGGCCTGTCCCGAGCACGGGGTGCATCAGGTGCGGCTGCCGTGGGCCGAGCCGCATTCGCGGTTCACCATGTTGTTTGAGCGGCTGGCCATCGACGTGCTCGCCGCGTGCGACGTGGCGGCCGCGGCCGGGCTGCTGCGGGTCAGCTGGGACGAGGCGTGGCACCTGATGGACCGTGCGGTGGCCCGCGGCCTGGCCGCCAAACCGCTGGTGGCGCCGGCCCACGTCGGGGTCGATGAGAAGGCGGCCGGGAAGGGACAGGACTACATCACCGTGGTCAGTGACCTGGACGCGGGCACGGTGGACTACATCGCCGACGAACGCCGCCAGGCCAGCCTGGACGGCTACTTCGACCGGTTCACCCCCGAGCAGCTGGCCGGGATCGAGGCGGTGGCAATGGACATGTGGGAGCCGTTCGCCGCCTCGGTGCGCGCGCACCTGAGCGACGCCGAGAACAAGATCGTCTTCGACCGCTACCACCTGATGGGCTACCTGACCAAGGCCGTGGACACCGTGCGCAAGGCCGAGAACCGGGCGCTGGCCGCGGCCGGCGATAAGAGCCTGGCCGGCAGCAAGTACCTGTGGCTGTATTCGGCGGAGAACCTGCCCGACCGTCACCAAGACCGCTTCGCCACGCTGCGCTCCGGTGACCTGAAAACCGCTCGGGCATGGGCGATCAAGGAGAGTCTGCGGCACTTCTGGTCCTACCAGCGTCGCGGCTGGGCAGCCAAACACTTTAAGCGCTGGTACTTCTGGGCCACCCACTGCCGTCTCAAGCCGATCATCGACGCGGCCAAGACGTTGAAGCGCCACGAGGCGGGGCTGTTGTCCTACTTCGCCCACCGCATCACCAACGCCGGTGCCGAGGGCCTGAACTCACGCATCCAGGCCATCCGGGTTTCGGCCCGCGGCTACCGCAACCGCGAGCACTTCAAGACCGCGATCTACTTCCACCTCGGCGGGCTCCAGCTCTATCCGGCCATCCCATGA
- a CDS encoding IS607 family transposase — protein sequence MHLATWAERNGVARGSAYRWFRAGLLPVPAQRVGRLILVNDAVAETAPHGRTAVYAWVSSADQKADLDRQVARVTAWATTQQIAVDEVVSEVGSALGGHRRKFLTLLRDPAVTRIVVEHRDRFCRFGSELVEAALAAQGRELVVVDSAEVDDDQVRDMTEILTSMCARLYGKRAAANRARRAVAAAAADDAEAA from the coding sequence ATGCATCTGGCGACGTGGGCGGAGCGAAACGGTGTGGCGCGGGGGAGCGCGTATCGCTGGTTTCGCGCCGGGTTGTTGCCTGTCCCGGCGCAGCGAGTGGGTCGGCTCATCTTGGTGAACGATGCGGTAGCCGAGACGGCCCCGCATGGACGGACGGCGGTGTATGCGTGGGTGTCGTCAGCAGATCAGAAAGCTGATCTGGATCGGCAGGTGGCGCGGGTGACCGCGTGGGCCACGACCCAGCAGATCGCCGTCGATGAGGTGGTGAGCGAGGTTGGTTCTGCGCTGGGCGGGCATCGCCGCAAGTTTCTTACTCTGTTACGTGATCCGGCGGTGACGCGAATCGTGGTGGAGCATCGGGATCGGTTCTGCCGGTTCGGCTCTGAGTTGGTCGAAGCCGCACTCGCCGCTCAGGGCCGTGAGCTGGTGGTGGTCGACTCGGCCGAGGTTGACGATGACCAGGTGCGGGATATGACAGAGATTCTGACCTCGATGTGTGCGCGACTCTATGGCAAACGCGCGGCGGCCAACCGTGCTCGCCGTGCCGTGGCTGCTGCTGCAGCCGATGACGCGGAGGCGGCCTGA
- a CDS encoding IS110 family transposase codes for MTSPHCWVVIGADTHLDTIHLAAITDTGQLLGDAEFRTSPTGYHAAITWARSFGEVVSAGVEGTSSYGAGFTQALHANDIHVVEVNRPDRAARRRQGKSDPLDAYSAARAVRAGDGLAVPKDPNTNALKALLIARRGAVKARTAAIQQIKDLLVTAPAELRERYRRYTTTLTLVRALARCRPTTGQDPVTIAVLMSCKALAQRVEFLERQNDELTNELDTMTTAINPALRAAYGVGPDTAAQLLVTAGTNSHRLRSEASFARLAGVAPVPASSGKTTRHRLSRGGDRAANNALYRIALVRMSHDSRTRDYVTRQTAAGRSKKEILRLLKRAIAREMFKHLTTPCPIDDYSDLRPTRQAQNITLTAVADHFGVWPNDISRLERGLKRDDTLAANYRQWLNTQLTHMFCV; via the coding sequence GTGACATCCCCACACTGCTGGGTTGTTATCGGCGCCGACACCCATCTGGACACCATTCATCTCGCCGCTATCACCGACACCGGCCAACTTCTCGGCGACGCCGAATTCCGCACCAGCCCTACCGGCTACCACGCCGCGATCACCTGGGCCCGCAGCTTTGGTGAAGTCGTAAGCGCTGGCGTCGAGGGCACCAGCAGCTACGGCGCAGGGTTCACACAAGCATTGCATGCCAACGATATTCACGTGGTCGAGGTCAACCGACCCGACCGGGCCGCTCGCCGCCGACAAGGAAAGTCCGACCCGCTGGACGCCTACAGTGCGGCCCGTGCGGTGCGGGCCGGCGACGGCCTGGCCGTACCTAAAGATCCCAACACCAATGCACTCAAAGCCCTACTGATCGCCCGCCGCGGCGCCGTGAAAGCCCGCACCGCAGCTATCCAACAGATCAAAGACCTCCTGGTCACCGCGCCCGCCGAGCTACGCGAGCGCTACCGCCGCTACACCACCACACTGACACTGGTGCGGGCCCTGGCCAGGTGCCGGCCCACCACTGGCCAAGATCCGGTCACCATCGCGGTGCTGATGTCCTGCAAAGCCCTGGCACAGCGAGTCGAGTTCCTCGAGCGCCAGAACGACGAACTGACCAACGAGCTCGACACCATGACCACCGCAATCAATCCCGCACTGCGCGCCGCCTACGGCGTCGGCCCCGACACCGCCGCCCAGCTCCTGGTGACCGCAGGCACCAACAGTCACCGACTGCGGTCGGAAGCCTCGTTCGCCAGGCTTGCCGGTGTCGCCCCCGTCCCGGCCTCCTCCGGCAAAACCACCCGACATCGACTCTCCCGCGGCGGAGATCGCGCCGCCAACAACGCCCTTTACCGCATCGCCCTGGTCCGCATGTCCCACGACTCACGGACCCGCGACTACGTCACCCGCCAGACCGCTGCTGGCCGGTCCAAAAAAGAGATCCTGCGGCTGCTCAAACGCGCAATCGCCCGTGAGATGTTCAAACACCTCACCACGCCCTGCCCGATCGACGACTACAGCGACCTACGGCCGACCCGTCAAGCTCAAAACATCACTTTGACCGCCGTCGCTGACCACTTCGGCGTCTGGCCTAACGACATCTCCCGCCTCGAACGCGGCCTCAAACGCGACGACACCCTCGCCGCCAACTACCGCCAATGGCTAAACACCCAGCTCACCCACATGTTTTGCGTCTGA
- a CDS encoding helix-turn-helix domain-containing protein yields the protein MSEANSGGDRSHRRPKRFLSPSQKYEIWLQLVRQEVTIAEAAANHQVDRTTIMRIRTIAKEGALAALAAAKPGAAARQRDYELDAAKAENARLSEALKEMAVRLTLVEGKGRWG from the coding sequence ATGTCCGAAGCAAACTCTGGTGGCGACCGCTCGCACCGTCGCCCGAAGCGGTTCTTGAGCCCGTCGCAGAAGTACGAGATATGGCTGCAGCTGGTACGCCAGGAGGTGACGATCGCCGAGGCCGCCGCCAACCATCAGGTGGATCGCACGACGATCATGCGCATCCGCACGATCGCCAAGGAAGGTGCGCTGGCCGCGCTGGCGGCAGCCAAGCCAGGCGCGGCGGCCCGCCAACGCGACTACGAACTCGATGCCGCCAAGGCCGAGAACGCGCGGCTGTCCGAGGCACTCAAGGAGATGGCCGTGCGGCTGACGTTGGTCGAGGGAAAAGGGCGCTGGGGCTAA
- a CDS encoding transposase, with protein sequence MATKTALLGLLDQAVDEGWTLRQACHALELGELRAHRWIARRAIGQLVDKIPGGSPMHGLLDEEVSEILALFDQWGETDRSHRKLAHRGSYLGRVWVSPSSVRRVLFLADKHFRPLPKPGRSQRKPFPDWVDYKPNSIWIYDTTHFTRAGMAVLIIQDLVSRKWITEVVSAEETSTQVEIGFTDALDIEGLLQAVERRADGLVDIGIDDQARPILLAVSDNGPQMTSGSTREFMAMSAIAQHFGRPGTPTDQAWIESFNGHLKAEFPHLLAIEDPATLRAELAVTRQFWNGVRLHAGIGYVTPNDEHEGRGEAIRKARQAGLESARNRRLAWHRQQRHTQPIQDPDDVV encoded by the coding sequence GTGGCCACCAAGACGGCGCTGTTGGGCTTGCTCGACCAGGCGGTCGATGAAGGTTGGACACTGCGCCAGGCATGCCATGCGTTGGAGCTCGGCGAGCTGCGGGCACATCGCTGGATCGCTCGCCGAGCGATCGGCCAGCTGGTCGACAAGATCCCTGGTGGGTCGCCCATGCATGGGCTGCTCGACGAAGAAGTCAGCGAGATCTTGGCGTTGTTCGACCAGTGGGGCGAGACCGACCGCTCGCACCGCAAGCTTGCTCACCGCGGCTCTTATCTGGGCCGGGTATGGGTGTCACCGTCGAGTGTTCGTCGGGTCCTGTTCTTGGCGGACAAGCACTTTCGACCACTTCCCAAGCCTGGACGTTCTCAACGCAAGCCCTTCCCGGATTGGGTGGACTACAAGCCGAACTCGATCTGGATTTACGATACGACGCACTTCACCAGGGCGGGGATGGCAGTGTTGATCATTCAGGATTTGGTCTCGCGCAAGTGGATCACCGAGGTCGTCTCCGCTGAGGAAACCTCCACCCAGGTCGAGATCGGGTTCACCGACGCGCTCGACATCGAGGGACTCCTGCAGGCCGTTGAGCGACGCGCCGACGGCCTGGTCGATATCGGCATCGACGACCAGGCCCGGCCGATCCTGCTCGCGGTGTCCGATAACGGTCCCCAGATGACGTCGGGCTCGACGCGGGAGTTCATGGCCATGTCTGCGATCGCCCAGCACTTCGGACGCCCCGGAACGCCGACCGATCAAGCCTGGATCGAGAGTTTCAACGGGCACCTCAAGGCCGAGTTCCCGCACCTGCTCGCGATCGAGGACCCCGCCACCCTGCGCGCCGAACTTGCCGTCACCCGCCAATTCTGGAACGGAGTCCGGTTGCACGCCGGCATCGGCTATGTCACGCCCAACGACGAACACGAAGGACGAGGGGAGGCCATCCGCAAAGCACGCCAAGCCGGGCTCGAATCCGCCCGCAACCGCCGACTTGCCTGGCACCGCCAGCAAAGGCACACTCAACCCATACAGGATCCCGACGATGTTGTCTGA
- a CDS encoding Acg family FMN-binding oxidoreductase, whose product MGKTPDTEILRGAVRLACRAPSVHNSQPWRWVAGNGVVHLYLDRRRMVPGTDRSGRQALISCGAVLDHFRVAMLAAGWRAVVDRFPIPGDPDRLASIEFRSVDHVAKSQRDHAAAILHRRTDRLPLGQPTYWNIFEPSLRGVIADGPVRLDVLSDDVRPLLARASQLSGLLRRDDASYHAELDWWTSPFALTEGVPPSALASEKEHRRVDVGREFPARGHGDRRPEVGADWSKILVVSSAEDTGKDALRCGEALSTVLLECTLAFLATCTLTHLIELDESRDIVRRLLDEQGQPQLLIRAGIAPRMEFPPPPTPRRPVDEVLEIR is encoded by the coding sequence ATGGGCAAGACGCCGGACACCGAGATTCTCCGCGGGGCGGTGCGGTTGGCGTGCCGCGCCCCGTCGGTGCACAACAGCCAGCCGTGGCGATGGGTCGCCGGCAACGGCGTGGTGCACCTGTACCTGGATCGCCGGCGCATGGTGCCGGGCACGGACCGTTCGGGCCGGCAGGCGCTGATCAGCTGCGGCGCCGTGCTCGATCACTTCCGGGTCGCGATGCTGGCCGCGGGTTGGCGCGCGGTCGTCGACCGGTTCCCCATCCCGGGGGACCCCGACCGTTTGGCGTCGATCGAGTTCCGTTCCGTCGACCACGTCGCCAAGTCTCAGCGCGACCACGCCGCGGCGATCCTGCACCGCAGAACCGACCGGCTCCCGCTGGGACAGCCCACCTACTGGAACATCTTCGAACCCAGCCTGCGCGGCGTCATCGCCGACGGCCCCGTGCGGCTCGACGTGCTCTCCGACGACGTGCGTCCGCTGCTGGCCAGGGCGTCACAGCTCAGCGGGTTGCTGCGCCGCGACGATGCCTCCTATCACGCCGAACTCGATTGGTGGACTTCACCGTTCGCGCTGACCGAGGGGGTGCCGCCCAGCGCGCTGGCCTCCGAGAAGGAACACCGCCGGGTCGATGTGGGACGCGAGTTCCCCGCACGCGGCCACGGGGACCGGCGCCCGGAGGTCGGGGCGGACTGGTCGAAGATTCTCGTGGTGTCCTCCGCTGAGGACACCGGAAAGGACGCGTTGCGGTGCGGCGAGGCGTTGTCGACGGTCCTGCTGGAATGCACGCTGGCGTTCCTGGCGACGTGCACGCTGACGCATCTGATCGAGTTGGACGAAAGCCGCGACATCGTGCGCCGCCTGCTCGACGAGCAGGGCCAGCCGCAGCTGCTGATCCGCGCCGGGATTGCACCGCGCATGGAGTTCCCACCGCCTCCCACACCGCGGCGCCCGGTGGACGAGGTACTCGAGATCCGCTGA
- a CDS encoding pyridoxamine 5'-phosphate oxidase family protein: MSMIDDGVSILPESECWDLMAGVTLGRLVTSVDGQPEIFPVNYVVQRRSVLFRTAEGTKLVSTVINNDVLFEVDDHNVAEGWSVIIRGTARSLRTNEEIEDAERAQVLPWTTSEKSHYVRVIPRRVTGRRFRFGGPPRQDRS, encoded by the coding sequence ATGTCAATGATCGATGATGGGGTCAGCATCCTGCCGGAGAGCGAATGCTGGGACCTGATGGCCGGTGTGACGCTGGGGCGGCTGGTAACCAGCGTCGACGGCCAGCCCGAGATCTTCCCGGTCAATTACGTCGTGCAGCGCCGCAGCGTGCTGTTCCGCACCGCCGAAGGCACCAAGCTGGTCAGCACCGTGATCAACAACGACGTGCTTTTCGAGGTCGACGACCACAACGTCGCCGAGGGCTGGAGCGTGATCATCCGGGGCACCGCCCGGTCGCTGCGCACGAACGAGGAGATCGAGGACGCCGAGCGCGCCCAGGTGTTGCCGTGGACGACGTCGGAGAAGTCGCACTATGTGCGGGTCATCCCCCGGCGTGTCACGGGCCGCCGTTTCCGGTTCGGCGGGCCGCCCCGCCAGGACCGCTCCTGA
- a CDS encoding bifunctional lysylphosphatidylglycerol flippase/synthetase MprF, whose translation MKVRRDGGRPASVRGRERVLVSADVPAARIGSVVLLACVLGWTTVLAARHYLGDGRVSPGRFGWSLALLGAVALIARGIFLGRPVTTGHAWAAAGAVAGGLCAHFLSFALPGNLLVAGAGAALMWPTTVRPQPELLEQVWTLVDATHGDALAPFAMHSGKSYHFNAEKTAAIAYRARLGFAVVSGDPIGDEDRFGDLVADFVRSCRERGWRIIVLAAGQRRLELWRGGAVSAPVLAVPIGHDVVVDVGRFNLRGRRFRNLRQAVQRTRNGGVTTEIVDEQHLDGPLTAQLTEVLYSAHRVARTERGFCMNLDGALQGRFPGIRLAVARDRDGRVVAFHRYATAGHGSEVSLDVPYRRPDAPNGVDERLSVDMILDARAHGAQRLSLAFASFPEIFDATRPTVAQRVAYRLIHLLDPLIRLESLYRYLCKFHALGERRYVVLCARHIPSALIVLLSLEFLPRPRRLRSGPGGAARRTGNGGP comes from the coding sequence ATGAAGGTCAGGCGGGACGGCGGGCGCCCCGCTTCGGTGCGCGGCCGGGAACGGGTGCTGGTCAGCGCCGACGTCCCGGCGGCCCGCATCGGCAGCGTGGTGCTGCTGGCGTGCGTGCTCGGCTGGACGACGGTGCTGGCCGCGCGCCACTACCTCGGCGACGGCCGGGTCAGCCCCGGCCGGTTCGGGTGGTCGTTGGCGTTGCTCGGCGCGGTCGCGCTGATCGCGCGGGGCATCTTCCTGGGCCGGCCGGTCACCACCGGGCATGCCTGGGCGGCGGCCGGCGCGGTGGCCGGCGGGCTGTGCGCGCACTTCCTGTCGTTCGCGCTGCCCGGCAACCTGCTGGTCGCCGGCGCCGGGGCGGCCCTCATGTGGCCCACCACGGTGCGCCCCCAGCCCGAATTGCTCGAGCAGGTCTGGACGCTGGTCGACGCCACCCACGGGGATGCGTTGGCGCCCTTCGCCATGCACTCGGGCAAGAGCTATCACTTCAACGCCGAGAAGACCGCGGCCATCGCCTACCGCGCCCGGCTCGGATTCGCCGTGGTCAGCGGCGACCCGATCGGCGACGAAGACCGGTTCGGCGACCTGGTCGCCGACTTCGTGCGCAGCTGCCGCGAGCGGGGCTGGCGCATCATCGTGCTGGCCGCGGGCCAGCGGCGGCTGGAGCTGTGGCGCGGCGGGGCGGTGAGCGCGCCGGTGCTGGCCGTGCCGATCGGGCACGACGTCGTCGTCGACGTCGGCCGGTTCAACCTGCGGGGCCGGCGATTCCGCAACCTGCGCCAAGCGGTGCAGCGCACCCGCAACGGCGGGGTCACCACCGAGATCGTCGACGAACAACACCTCGACGGCCCGCTGACCGCCCAGCTCACCGAGGTGTTGTATTCGGCGCACCGCGTCGCACGCACCGAACGCGGCTTCTGCATGAACCTCGACGGGGCCCTGCAGGGCCGCTTCCCCGGGATCAGGCTCGCCGTCGCCCGCGACCGGGACGGGCGAGTGGTGGCCTTCCACCGGTACGCCACGGCCGGGCACGGTTCGGAGGTGTCCCTCGACGTGCCCTACCGCCGCCCCGACGCGCCCAACGGCGTCGACGAGCGGCTCAGCGTCGACATGATCCTCGACGCGCGAGCCCATGGTGCCCAACGCCTTTCGCTGGCCTTCGCGTCGTTCCCGGAAATCTTCGACGCGACCCGCCCGACCGTGGCGCAGCGCGTCGCCTACCGCCTGATCCATCTGCTGGATCCGCTGATCCGGCTGGAGTCCCTCTACCGCTACCTGTGCAAGTTCCATGCGCTGGGGGAGCGGCGCTACGTGGTGCTGTGCGCGCGCCACATCCCTTCCGCGCTGATCGTGCTGCTGTCCCTGGAGTTCCTGCCGCGCCCGCGCCGGCTCAGGAGCGGTCCTGGCGGGGCGGCCCGCCGAACCGGAAACGGCGGCCCGTGA
- a CDS encoding DUF302 domain-containing protein: MGIALSTSLATGFDDAVARTRKALADQGFGVLTEIDVAATVKAKLDVDMEDYLILGACNPVLAHRAIGLEREIGLLLPCNVVVRADPDAPGIVIIEGMNPAVLVQVTGNKELVAVADEVTAKLGAAIGSLSGG, from the coding sequence GTGGGCATCGCACTGTCGACGAGCTTGGCAACCGGATTCGACGACGCGGTGGCCCGCACCCGAAAAGCGCTGGCAGATCAGGGTTTCGGCGTGCTGACCGAGATCGACGTCGCCGCGACCGTCAAGGCCAAGCTCGACGTGGACATGGAGGACTACCTGATCCTCGGCGCGTGCAACCCGGTGCTGGCCCATCGGGCGATCGGCCTGGAACGGGAGATCGGGCTGCTGCTGCCCTGCAACGTGGTGGTCCGCGCCGACCCGGACGCCCCGGGGATCGTCATCATCGAGGGCATGAACCCGGCCGTGTTGGTCCAGGTCACCGGCAACAAGGAGCTGGTGGCCGTCGCCGACGAGGTCACCGCGAAGCTGGGCGCCGCGATCGGTTCGCTGTCGGGCGGCTGA
- a CDS encoding hydrogenase maturation protease yields MSAGVVVLGLGNAYRRDDGVGVAAAAAFERLALPGVEVRAAISDPMDLIEAWSGRDLAVVIDAVVTTPAVPGRVRRCALGDLDTGAGLSSHGLDVAGAHALGRALGRVPGAVVVFTVDAADVGHGPGLTPRVAAAVPRVVEQVVNEVSRPTANRSRRPASR; encoded by the coding sequence GTGAGCGCCGGCGTCGTCGTGCTCGGCCTGGGCAACGCCTACCGGCGCGACGACGGCGTGGGCGTCGCCGCCGCGGCGGCGTTCGAGCGGCTCGCGTTGCCCGGCGTCGAGGTCCGCGCGGCGATCTCGGACCCGATGGATCTGATCGAGGCGTGGTCGGGCCGGGACCTGGCGGTGGTGATCGACGCCGTCGTCACCACCCCGGCGGTGCCGGGCCGCGTCCGCCGCTGCGCGCTGGGCGACCTGGACACCGGGGCGGGCCTGAGTTCGCACGGCCTCGACGTCGCGGGGGCCCATGCGCTGGGCCGGGCGCTCGGACGGGTGCCCGGCGCGGTGGTGGTGTTCACCGTCGACGCCGCCGACGTCGGGCACGGGCCCGGCCTGACTCCCCGGGTCGCGGCGGCCGTGCCACGCGTGGTCGAGCAGGTCGTGAACGAGGTCAGCCGCCCGACAGCGAACCGATCGCGGCGCCCAGCTTCGCGGTGA
- a CDS encoding Ni/Fe hydrogenase subunit alpha encodes MTPAKRTLSVSTLTRVEGEGALHISLRDGALESVELNIYEPPRFFEAFLRGRAYTEPPDLTARVCGICPVAYQVSACNVIEDACGAEIEPEIVALRRLLYCGEWIHSHVLHVYLLHAPDFLGHSDIIGMARDHPGAVERGLSLKKAGNRLMEFVGGRAIHPVNVRLGGFYSVPTRAEFTPLEEMLRRALDEALATVEWVSGFDFPDLEFDHEFLALSDPGSYAIENGAIARSAGPAFPIADFGDHVVESQVPHSTALHATLDGGRYLTGPLARFALNSAALSPIAAQAAARAGLSGECRNPFRSIVVRAVEVVYAIEEALRIIGDYQRPARPFVEVAARPGVGHGVSEAPRGLLYHRYRIDDDGLVAAATIVPPTSQNQAAIEADLAGVVAGNLALDDAALTTLCERVIRSHDPCISCSAHFLTLTVDGR; translated from the coding sequence GTGACGCCCGCCAAGCGCACGCTCAGCGTCAGCACGCTGACCCGCGTGGAAGGTGAAGGCGCGCTTCACATCTCGTTGCGCGACGGCGCGCTGGAAAGCGTCGAACTCAACATCTACGAACCGCCGAGGTTCTTCGAGGCGTTCCTGCGCGGCCGCGCCTACACCGAACCGCCGGACCTGACCGCGCGCGTGTGCGGGATCTGCCCGGTGGCCTACCAGGTCAGCGCCTGCAACGTGATCGAGGACGCCTGCGGTGCCGAGATCGAACCCGAGATCGTCGCGCTGCGGCGCCTGCTGTACTGCGGCGAATGGATCCACAGCCACGTCCTGCACGTGTACCTGCTGCACGCACCGGATTTCCTGGGCCACTCCGACATCATCGGCATGGCGCGCGACCACCCGGGCGCCGTCGAGCGGGGGCTGTCGCTGAAGAAGGCCGGAAACCGGTTGATGGAGTTCGTCGGCGGGCGCGCGATCCATCCGGTCAACGTGCGCCTCGGCGGGTTCTACTCGGTGCCCACCCGCGCGGAGTTCACACCGCTGGAAGAAATGCTGCGCCGCGCGCTCGACGAGGCGCTGGCCACGGTCGAGTGGGTGTCCGGGTTCGACTTCCCCGACCTGGAGTTCGACCACGAGTTCCTGGCGCTGTCGGACCCCGGCAGCTACGCGATCGAGAACGGCGCCATCGCGCGCAGCGCCGGCCCGGCGTTCCCGATCGCCGACTTCGGCGACCACGTCGTCGAATCCCAGGTGCCCCACTCCACGGCCCTGCACGCGACGCTGGACGGCGGCCGGTACCTGACCGGTCCGCTGGCGCGGTTCGCGCTGAACTCCGCGGCGTTGTCGCCGATCGCCGCGCAGGCCGCCGCCCGCGCCGGTCTCTCGGGCGAATGCCGAAACCCGTTCCGCAGCATCGTGGTCCGAGCGGTGGAGGTGGTGTACGCGATCGAGGAGGCGTTGCGCATCATCGGCGACTACCAGCGCCCGGCGCGCCCGTTCGTCGAGGTGGCCGCCCGCCCCGGCGTCGGGCACGGCGTGAGCGAGGCGCCCCGGGGCCTGCTGTATCACCGCTACCGGATCGACGACGACGGACTGGTCGCCGCCGCGACGATCGTCCCGCCCACCTCGCAGAACCAGGCCGCGATCGAAGCCGACCTGGCCGGCGTCGTGGCCGGCAACCTCGCGCTCGACGACGCCGCGCTGACCACCCTGTGCGAACGGGTGATCCGCAGCCACGATCCCTGCATCTCGTGTTCGGCGCACTTTTTGACCCTGACGGTGGACGGGCGGTGA
- a CDS encoding oxidoreductase encodes MSPPTLAVWKFASCDGCQLTLLDCEDELLTLADQVRIATFAEASSAMVGGPYDVSLVEGSITTAHDERRIREIRDQSRVLVTIGACATAGGVQALRNFADVAEFASVVYAKPEYIDTLATSTPASAHVKVDYQLHGCPIDRGQLLDTLAALLIGRKPSLPAKTVCTECKQRGVTCLVVAQGTPCLGPVTHAGCGALCPRHNRGCFGCFGPSAAPRTATLIPLLRRDGMSDGDVDRVFSTFNVTAFAAERGKQ; translated from the coding sequence ATGAGCCCGCCCACGCTGGCCGTATGGAAGTTCGCCTCCTGCGACGGCTGCCAGCTGACCCTGCTCGACTGCGAGGACGAGCTGCTCACCCTCGCCGACCAGGTGCGGATCGCCACCTTCGCCGAGGCGTCCAGCGCGATGGTCGGCGGACCCTACGACGTGTCGCTGGTCGAGGGGTCGATCACCACCGCTCACGACGAACGACGCATCCGCGAGATCCGCGACCAGTCCCGGGTGCTCGTCACCATCGGCGCGTGCGCGACGGCGGGGGGAGTGCAGGCGCTGCGCAACTTCGCCGACGTCGCCGAATTCGCCTCGGTCGTCTACGCCAAGCCGGAATACATCGACACCCTGGCGACCTCCACCCCGGCCTCGGCGCACGTCAAGGTCGACTACCAGCTGCATGGCTGCCCGATCGACCGCGGCCAGCTGCTCGACACGCTCGCGGCGCTGCTGATCGGGCGCAAACCCAGCCTGCCGGCCAAGACGGTGTGCACCGAGTGCAAGCAACGCGGCGTGACGTGTCTGGTTGTCGCGCAAGGCACCCCGTGCCTGGGCCCGGTCACCCACGCCGGCTGCGGGGCGCTGTGCCCCCGGCACAACCGGGGCTGCTTCGGCTGCTTCGGCCCGTCGGCCGCACCCAGGACCGCGACCCTGATCCCGCTGCTGCGCCGCGACGGCATGTCCGACGGCGACGTCGACCGGGTGTTCTCGACCTTCAACGTCACCGCCTTCGCGGCCGAGCGGGGCAAGCAGTGA